From Gemmatimonadaceae bacterium, the proteins below share one genomic window:
- the hutH gene encoding histidine ammonia-lyase: MADTLELTGQGLRIADVADVADGRRTVRLSESARARMGGTRQIVERLAAEGAAVYGVTTGFGKLSDVAIPADQLVQLQVNLVRSHAAGVGPRLPEREVRAMMLLRANVLAKGFSGARPELAELLCAMLNAGLWPEVPEQGSVGASGDLAPLAHLALSLIGEGRLQHAKGSGVAAEVLKAHGLSPVTLGPKEGLALINGTQAHTAVASLALVEARRCWDAAHVAGAMTLEALLGTPTAFDARIHAARGQPGQQASAARFLELLANSEIRESHRSNDPRVQDAYALRCMPQVHGPVLQALEFAESLVTPELNAATDNPLVFDDGTMLSGGNFHGQAAAMALDVLAIAMTNLAVMSERRSDRLVHPDLNEGLPPFLTATAGVSSGFMMAQVTAAAMTSECKVLAHPASVDTIPTDGSKEDVVPMAMGAAIKLRRILHNLRHVLAVELMCAAQGLESRRPLKSGAGVERAHAAVRARVAKLEADRVLGPDIETLAEGIAQGEFA; encoded by the coding sequence GTGGCGGACACTCTTGAACTGACGGGGCAGGGCCTGCGCATCGCCGACGTGGCCGATGTGGCGGATGGTCGGCGGACGGTGCGGCTGTCCGAGTCCGCGCGCGCGCGGATGGGCGGCACGCGTCAGATTGTCGAGCGCCTCGCGGCCGAGGGTGCCGCCGTCTACGGCGTGACCACGGGATTCGGCAAACTCTCAGACGTGGCCATTCCGGCGGACCAGCTGGTGCAGCTGCAGGTGAACCTCGTGCGTTCGCACGCGGCGGGTGTGGGGCCGCGGCTGCCCGAGCGCGAGGTGCGCGCGATGATGCTGCTGCGCGCGAATGTCCTGGCCAAGGGCTTCAGTGGTGCACGACCGGAGCTGGCCGAACTGCTGTGTGCGATGCTCAACGCCGGCTTGTGGCCGGAGGTGCCGGAGCAGGGCTCGGTCGGAGCCAGTGGGGACCTCGCACCGCTGGCGCATCTCGCCCTGTCGTTGATCGGGGAAGGGCGGCTGCAGCACGCCAAGGGTAGTGGTGTGGCGGCGGAGGTGCTCAAGGCGCACGGTCTGTCGCCAGTGACCCTGGGGCCGAAGGAAGGCTTGGCGCTGATCAACGGCACGCAGGCGCACACGGCGGTGGCGTCGCTGGCGCTGGTCGAGGCGCGGCGCTGTTGGGATGCCGCGCACGTCGCGGGCGCGATGACGCTCGAGGCCCTGCTCGGGACCCCGACCGCGTTCGACGCGCGGATCCACGCCGCACGTGGCCAGCCGGGCCAGCAGGCTTCGGCGGCGCGCTTTCTCGAACTGCTCGCCAACAGCGAGATCCGCGAGTCGCATCGCAGCAACGATCCGCGCGTGCAGGACGCCTACGCGCTTCGCTGCATGCCGCAGGTGCACGGCCCGGTGCTGCAGGCGCTGGAGTTCGCCGAATCGTTGGTGACGCCGGAGCTGAATGCGGCGACCGACAACCCGCTGGTCTTCGACGACGGCACGATGCTTTCGGGCGGCAACTTCCACGGTCAGGCTGCCGCGATGGCGCTGGATGTCCTTGCCATCGCGATGACCAACCTCGCCGTGATGAGCGAGCGGCGCTCGGATCGCCTGGTGCATCCCGACCTCAACGAGGGCCTGCCGCCGTTCCTCACGGCCACGGCCGGCGTGAGTTCCGGATTCATGATGGCGCAGGTGACCGCTGCGGCGATGACGAGCGAGTGCAAGGTGCTCGCGCATCCGGCGAGCGTGGATACGATCCCCACCGACGGCAGCAAGGAAGACGTCGTGCCGATGGCGATGGGTGCGGCCATCAAACTGCGACGCATCCTGCACAACCTGCGGCACGTGCTCGCCGTGGAGCTGATGTGCGCGGCGCAGGGCCTGGAGTCGCGGCGTCCGCTCAAGTCCGGCGCGGGTGTGGAGCGGGCGCACGCCGCCGTGCGCGCGCGTGTGGCGAAGCTCGAGGCGGATCGCGTGCTGGGGCCGGATATCGAGACGCTGGCCGAGGGGATCGCGCAGGGCGAGTTCGCCTAG
- the tatC gene encoding twin-arginine translocase subunit TatC: MSKKTPAEMPFLDHLEELRVRLFWALGALVLCMLTAFAIVWQYDVIGLLAQPILPFLPSGKLVYTHPMDPMAIVLKVSFGLGLVAASPVIVYHVWAFLSPALHPHEKKVVVPVLMGSTLLFVAGVYLCVQFVLPAMFGVLLSFQSNTLEQMISAADYFGFAVTLCLAFGGSFQLPIVILALSALGLVNPRLLAKFRRHALVGSFLLGAIITPGDLIIVTLMLGVPLYGLYEVSIVLSWFVERSRKKRERLAQNSIGGETA; this comes from the coding sequence ATGAGCAAGAAGACACCGGCCGAGATGCCATTTCTGGACCACCTGGAAGAGCTGCGCGTGCGGCTCTTCTGGGCGCTTGGCGCGCTGGTGCTGTGCATGCTCACGGCCTTCGCCATCGTCTGGCAGTACGATGTGATTGGCCTGTTGGCGCAGCCGATCCTGCCCTTTCTGCCGAGCGGCAAGCTGGTCTACACGCATCCGATGGACCCGATGGCCATCGTGCTCAAGGTGTCGTTCGGGCTCGGCCTCGTCGCGGCGTCGCCGGTGATCGTGTACCACGTGTGGGCCTTCCTCTCGCCGGCGCTGCATCCGCACGAGAAAAAGGTCGTGGTGCCGGTCCTGATGGGCTCCACGCTGCTCTTCGTCGCAGGCGTGTATCTCTGCGTGCAGTTCGTGCTGCCGGCGATGTTCGGGGTGTTGCTCTCGTTCCAGAGCAACACGTTGGAGCAGATGATCTCGGCGGCGGACTACTTCGGCTTTGCCGTGACGCTGTGCCTGGCCTTTGGTGGGTCGTTCCAGCTGCCGATCGTGATCCTCGCGCTGAGCGCGCTCGGGCTCGTGAATCCGCGTCTGCTGGCGAAGTTTCGGCGGCACGCCTTGGTGGGGAGCTTCCTGCTGGGCGCCATCATCACGCCGGGCGACCTCATCATCGTGACGCTGATGCTGGGCGTGCCGCTGTATGGGCTGTACGAGGTCAGCATCGTGCTGAGTTGGTTCGTGGAGCGCTCGCGGAAGAAGCGCGAGCGGTTGGCGCAGAACAGCATCGGCGGAGAGACGGCGTGA
- a CDS encoding tetratricopeptide repeat protein: MIGRTFRPWLAPVVILTAGACFATRNDVRILQQDLQVIRAERAAGDSALRAQMEKDLARVTALLAELADTAHQANVQLNRLRGDLGEEMRSVRQQLIMIQELTGQSQRRIMDLRSELEARAAELAAPPPPDTTRGARPDSTMATRPSAPPGPAQLYQMGQDQLRRGSSSSARAAFLQLLTAHPTSDLAPPALYGVAETWADEGNGVAADSVYALVVQRYPRSDQAPNALYKRATAYRSIGQNDQAESLYRQIVDQYPRSDAALLAQEFLRSRRP, from the coding sequence GTGATCGGTCGCACTTTCCGTCCGTGGCTCGCGCCGGTCGTCATCCTGACGGCCGGCGCGTGCTTCGCGACCCGCAATGATGTCCGGATCCTCCAGCAGGACCTGCAGGTCATCCGGGCCGAGCGCGCGGCCGGCGATTCCGCCCTTCGCGCGCAGATGGAGAAGGACCTCGCCCGCGTGACGGCGCTGTTGGCCGAGCTCGCGGACACCGCGCACCAGGCCAATGTCCAGCTGAACCGCCTGCGCGGTGACCTCGGCGAGGAAATGCGCTCGGTGCGGCAGCAGTTGATCATGATTCAGGAGCTCACCGGCCAGAGCCAGCGGCGCATCATGGATCTGCGCTCGGAGCTCGAGGCGCGGGCGGCCGAGTTGGCGGCGCCGCCGCCGCCGGATACGACGCGCGGTGCGCGGCCCGACTCCACGATGGCCACGCGTCCGAGCGCGCCTCCGGGACCGGCCCAACTGTACCAGATGGGGCAGGACCAGCTGCGACGCGGTTCGAGTTCGTCGGCGCGCGCGGCCTTCCTGCAGCTCCTGACGGCGCATCCGACCTCCGACCTTGCCCCTCCCGCGCTCTATGGCGTGGCCGAGACCTGGGCGGACGAGGGGAACGGCGTCGCTGCGGACTCGGTATACGCGTTGGTGGTGCAGCGGTATCCGCGGTCGGATCAGGCGCCCAACGCCCTCTACAAGCGCGCGACGGCGTACCGGAGCATCGGGCAGAATGACCAGGCCGAGTCGTTGTATCGCCAGATCGTGGACCAGTATCCGCGGTCCGATGCCGCGCTCCTCGCGCAGGAGTTCCTCCGGTCCCGTAGACCGTAG
- a CDS encoding TonB C-terminal domain-containing protein, protein MSAAVRPRSGLGGAFALSLLLHAAVAVPFVIYKAAPAPALPPMYRVDLVAAPPGPRQSGVVRETPPAAEPTAKAPPKAEAPDPVKAAPIKPPTRAARPTTRATPNISQKSTERVDATKAPTAGGGEMGSTGTDVATVRTEGIEFPFPGYLQNIVRQVAQNFNPRNPGALKAEVFFFIRRDGSMTGFRFITPSGNFAFDLEAQGAVEAAARAFGPLPTGFSDDILPVTFAFDPARLR, encoded by the coding sequence GTGAGTGCCGCCGTGCGCCCGCGTTCGGGGCTCGGCGGTGCCTTTGCCCTGTCGCTGCTGCTGCACGCAGCGGTCGCCGTGCCGTTCGTGATCTACAAGGCTGCGCCGGCGCCGGCGCTGCCTCCGATGTATCGCGTGGATCTGGTCGCGGCCCCTCCGGGCCCTCGTCAGTCGGGTGTGGTACGAGAGACGCCACCCGCCGCCGAGCCCACCGCGAAGGCGCCGCCGAAGGCAGAGGCGCCGGATCCGGTAAAGGCTGCGCCCATCAAGCCGCCGACGCGTGCCGCGCGACCGACCACCCGCGCCACGCCGAACATCTCGCAGAAGAGCACAGAGCGCGTGGACGCCACGAAGGCACCGACGGCCGGTGGCGGCGAGATGGGGAGCACCGGGACTGACGTGGCGACGGTGCGCACGGAAGGCATCGAATTCCCGTTCCCTGGGTACTTACAGAACATCGTCCGCCAGGTGGCGCAGAACTTCAACCCACGCAACCCGGGTGCGCTCAAGGCCGAGGTGTTCTTCTTCATCCGCCGCGACGGTTCGATGACCGGTTTCCGGTTCATCACGCCAAGCGGCAATTTTGCATTTGATCTCGAGGCGCAGGGGGCCGTGGAGGCCGCCGCGCGCGCATTTGGCCCGTTGCCGACGGGTTTCTCCGACGACATCCTGCCCGTGACCTTCGCGTTCGACCCGGCGCGCCTGCGATGA
- a CDS encoding OmpA family protein, producing the protein MNARISVVAALAVAAVVSAACRQPEPPPPPAPVINQDSIDAARRAAEERARAEAEARARAEREAAERARREAEERAARERAAAIAAARTAFATVIYFGYDQSSLSTDARAVLDAKLPLLRANMNVRIRIAGHTDDRGSDAYNMALGQRRAAAAKQYLVDQGIAADRIETVSFGEDRPAMMGMGEDNWSRNRRDEFEIIVGGETLRLP; encoded by the coding sequence ATGAACGCTCGTATCTCCGTAGTCGCCGCCCTGGCCGTTGCGGCCGTTGTGTCGGCCGCTTGCCGCCAGCCTGAGCCGCCGCCGCCGCCGGCGCCGGTCATCAACCAGGATTCCATCGACGCCGCGCGTCGTGCCGCCGAGGAGCGCGCCCGCGCCGAGGCCGAGGCCCGTGCCCGCGCCGAGCGTGAGGCCGCTGAGCGTGCCCGCCGCGAGGCCGAGGAGCGTGCCGCCCGTGAGCGCGCTGCCGCCATCGCCGCCGCCCGCACCGCTTTCGCGACGGTGATCTACTTCGGCTACGACCAGTCGTCGCTGAGCACGGATGCGCGTGCCGTGCTGGACGCCAAGCTGCCGCTGCTCCGCGCGAACATGAACGTCCGCATCCGCATCGCCGGCCACACCGACGACCGCGGGTCCGACGCCTACAACATGGCCCTCGGCCAGCGTCGCGCCGCCGCCGCCAAGCAGTACCTGGTGGACCAGGGCATCGCCGCCGACCGCATCGAGACCGTCTCGTTCGGCGAGGATCGCCCGGCGATGATGGGCATGGGTGAGGACAACTGGTCGCGCAATCGTCGTGACGAGTTCGAGATCATCGTGGGTGGGGAGACGCTTCGCCTCCCGTGA
- a CDS encoding MotA/TolQ/ExbB proton channel family protein — protein MIFLLQVRSAIPSTRLDLVLNASDETKVVLVVLLVLSLLSWSVMLAKWLAFRRAEKSAADFMKEFHKGSRLESVATLAKRSKPSAHTRVLQRALQFLTETGMVKGQDGAPAQLSASQVQALRLVLDAETNTERDRLGTYIPTLAMIGSVSPLLGLLGTVLGIIEAFLGVARGGSGNLAAIAPGVAEALIATATALAVAIPAYFGYNIFAARLNRFDGDLDGFGSEVIALMAREGRL, from the coding sequence GTGATCTTCCTCCTGCAGGTCCGCTCCGCCATCCCGTCCACGCGTTTGGACCTTGTCCTGAACGCGTCCGACGAGACCAAGGTCGTCCTCGTCGTGCTCCTCGTGCTGTCGCTGCTCTCGTGGTCGGTGATGCTGGCCAAGTGGCTGGCCTTCCGGCGCGCGGAGAAGTCGGCCGCGGACTTCATGAAGGAGTTCCACAAGGGATCGCGCCTCGAGTCGGTGGCGACGCTGGCCAAGCGCTCCAAGCCAAGCGCGCACACGCGCGTCCTCCAGCGCGCGCTGCAGTTCCTCACCGAGACGGGAATGGTGAAGGGGCAGGACGGGGCGCCGGCGCAGCTCAGCGCCTCGCAGGTGCAGGCATTGCGCCTCGTGCTCGACGCCGAGACGAACACGGAACGTGATCGCCTCGGCACCTACATCCCGACTTTGGCGATGATCGGGTCCGTGAGCCCGCTGCTCGGCCTGCTCGGCACCGTGTTGGGCATCATCGAGGCGTTCCTCGGCGTGGCCCGCGGCGGCTCGGGAAACCTTGCGGCCATTGCGCCGGGTGTCGCCGAGGCGCTCATCGCCACGGCGACGGCGCTGGCGGTCGCGATCCCGGCCTACTTCGGCTACAACATCTTCGCGGCGCGACTCAACCGCTTTGACGGCGACCTCGACGGCTTCGGCTCCGAGGTCATCGCGCTGATGGCACGCGAAGGACGGCTCTAG
- a CDS encoding PD40 domain-containing protein translates to MTHRLAARHLVTAVVLAAGALAPIVTDAQEGVRIGLTYAAGTRPGLYVLPMTGGLADSIRTIISRDLDFGDRISVIVPDSGVRQPGALNYPLYAQLGAAAVLELSEKMGGVLSVTVHEVGAARVMQQKDFVLDGAPLSAEWRLALHAVSDEVERWVTGVPGVAATRVLFNRAGTLWMVDSDGANARPVPGVGNANYPAWHPSGRMIAYMEQADDGSHILLRDLEANTARRVSFSDGMNATPAFSPDGRSLVFSHGTDGTDLWAVQVQGGDGPRRVTVGRGTDNISPSFSPDGRRIAFASGRLGRPEIYITDADGANPQWLTTTGFGDQSYRSDPSWAPDGRYVAFQTQIEGRFQVATINLRDRSVKQHTIEGINEQPTWAPDARHLVFTSNRSGSRQLWVLDTESGRMRQLTFGAMARQGSWSPRLAVPK, encoded by the coding sequence ATGACCCATCGCCTCGCCGCCCGACATCTTGTTACGGCCGTCGTGCTCGCTGCCGGCGCGCTCGCACCCATCGTCACCGACGCGCAAGAAGGTGTGCGCATTGGGCTGACCTACGCTGCCGGGACGCGCCCGGGGCTCTACGTCCTGCCGATGACCGGTGGGCTCGCGGACTCGATCCGCACCATCATCTCCCGCGACCTCGACTTCGGCGACCGCATCTCGGTGATCGTGCCCGACTCCGGCGTGAGACAGCCCGGTGCGCTGAACTATCCGCTGTATGCGCAACTGGGAGCGGCGGCCGTCCTCGAGCTGTCGGAGAAGATGGGCGGTGTCCTGTCGGTCACCGTGCACGAAGTGGGCGCCGCACGGGTGATGCAGCAGAAGGATTTCGTACTCGACGGCGCGCCGCTGTCCGCCGAGTGGCGGCTGGCGCTACACGCCGTGAGCGACGAGGTCGAACGCTGGGTGACCGGTGTACCGGGCGTCGCGGCCACGCGTGTGTTGTTCAACCGCGCGGGCACGTTGTGGATGGTCGACTCGGATGGCGCCAATGCGCGGCCCGTCCCTGGCGTGGGCAATGCCAACTACCCGGCCTGGCATCCCAGCGGGCGGATGATTGCCTACATGGAGCAGGCCGACGATGGCTCGCACATCCTGCTGCGTGACCTCGAGGCCAACACGGCGCGCCGCGTGTCGTTCAGCGATGGCATGAACGCGACGCCCGCGTTCTCGCCGGACGGGCGCAGCCTCGTCTTCTCGCACGGCACGGACGGCACCGATCTCTGGGCCGTGCAGGTGCAGGGCGGTGATGGGCCCCGCCGTGTGACCGTGGGTCGGGGCACCGACAACATCTCGCCGAGTTTCTCACCCGATGGGCGGCGTATCGCCTTCGCAAGTGGTCGCCTCGGCCGTCCCGAGATATATATTACTGATGCTGACGGGGCGAACCCGCAGTGGCTGACCACGACGGGCTTCGGCGACCAGTCGTACCGCTCGGATCCGTCGTGGGCACCCGATGGACGCTACGTGGCATTCCAGACGCAGATTGAAGGACGCTTCCAGGTCGCGACGATCAACCTGCGCGACCGGAGCGTGAAGCAGCACACGATCGAAGGCATCAATGAACAACCGACGTGGGCACCCGATGCACGACATCTGGTCTTCACGTCCAATCGCTCGGGGAGCCGGCAGTTGTGGGTCCTCGACACCGAGTCCGGTCGGATGCGGCAGCTGACCTTCGGCGCGATGGCGCGCCAGGGTTCGTGGTCACCGCGTCTGGCCGTGCCGAAGTAG
- a CDS encoding LPS-assembly protein LptD translates to MRNLPWRPAAAGALDAGWAATLTQTLTVVLALSLLGPALLGAQQPGQPRRPPPSERVVTPPPPTPRQQADTSKRAQGRDSSGVRERAPLVNWIPDDSVMTALLQRAGYGVVRYQGDTVGFEAATRTMSLVGDSARAAVKRDSTMLVAKTIQYNDSTKMIAARGDTITMRDPERGDDIVGLKEMTYDLVNREGRTQDFSTTANSGEDWKVQAHRAAFASDSASDRSTVYGRDGLITSCLDSVPHYHFLAKELKRVSNSVIVARPAILYIGDVPVAWLPFIFQDIRTGRRSGLLTPRAGFSEVVRNSPTYRRTIENLGYYFALSDYVDAQVSMDWRSAARATAQDPGWVRLNGELRYRWLDRFLSGGIAVSRNSISSGSRNLALSWSHQQEFSSRTRFTTNMNYMTNTQVGRQTTINPMMALATISSQANLSRQQGPFAINVGGTQRQYLGRDQIDRDFPSVNVASKPLTLGENFVVTPSLAFSTSERLKLDAVGDFTWAYQNTPAGLDSTRLRRDSRTTTLQMGLPFKVWDFQVQADFRLNDQANEFPEIKTVPDPLDPTRSIDRVYARTFKSTADYNLSVGLPQFLKGTWNFAPLVALSNVDPSGTFVRSERTNGAWVTQSKRVSYGAGVSPTLYRLLPGIGPVERIRHAISPTLSWSYSPEAEVNPEYLEALGKSTVGYLGGLAQNRLTLGFNTNFEAKMRNADTTKASQKIRLASLQFTPLVYDFELQRQTGRTGFATDRAGYTFRSDLLPGFDLGVDYSLFQGSVLSDTAVFKPYREAVRFGFNLNRNSAIVRGVAKLFGADLTPGAVASTNDQSGPDAMGGGMVSGLNPNQMGRGGITGTRGRGAVQQIQTGQGFQANFSVSQQRQRPPVGGRVVTFDPRAECADLIGLPTYEFCLAQAERQRPTDLDQSQGTGGGTFYRVPATTSVGMRTSFNLTPKWAASWNTTYDVERSQFAAQVVTLQRDLHDWRAIFGFTQAPNGNFAFTFFISLKAQPEIKLDYDRQTYRQPTSLPNR, encoded by the coding sequence GTGAGGAACCTGCCGTGGCGCCCCGCCGCGGCGGGCGCGCTGGATGCGGGGTGGGCGGCTACACTCACGCAGACGCTGACTGTCGTCCTTGCGTTGTCGCTGCTCGGGCCGGCGCTGTTGGGAGCGCAGCAACCGGGGCAGCCGCGCCGGCCGCCGCCCTCGGAGCGCGTCGTGACGCCGCCCCCACCAACGCCGCGGCAGCAGGCCGACACCAGCAAGCGCGCGCAGGGCCGCGACAGCAGCGGCGTCCGCGAGCGTGCCCCGCTGGTGAATTGGATCCCCGACGACTCCGTGATGACCGCGTTGCTGCAACGTGCCGGCTACGGCGTGGTGCGCTACCAGGGCGACACCGTGGGATTCGAGGCGGCCACGCGCACGATGTCGCTGGTCGGCGATAGCGCGCGCGCCGCCGTCAAGCGCGACTCGACGATGCTGGTGGCGAAAACCATCCAGTACAACGACAGCACCAAGATGATTGCCGCGCGGGGCGACACCATCACCATGCGCGACCCCGAGCGCGGCGATGACATTGTCGGGCTCAAGGAGATGACCTACGACCTCGTGAACCGCGAGGGGCGCACCCAGGACTTCTCGACGACGGCCAACTCGGGCGAGGACTGGAAGGTGCAGGCGCATCGCGCGGCCTTCGCCTCCGACTCCGCCAGCGACCGCAGCACGGTCTACGGGCGTGACGGCTTGATCACCAGCTGTCTGGACTCGGTCCCGCACTACCACTTTCTCGCCAAGGAACTGAAGCGGGTCAGCAACAGCGTGATCGTGGCGCGGCCGGCGATCCTCTACATCGGCGACGTGCCGGTGGCCTGGTTGCCGTTCATCTTCCAGGACATCCGCACGGGACGGCGCTCCGGCCTGCTCACGCCGCGGGCGGGCTTCTCGGAAGTCGTGCGCAACTCGCCGACCTACCGCCGCACGATCGAGAACCTCGGCTACTACTTCGCGCTCAGCGACTACGTGGACGCGCAGGTCTCGATGGATTGGCGCTCGGCGGCCCGCGCCACCGCGCAGGATCCGGGCTGGGTACGGTTGAATGGAGAGCTGCGCTATCGCTGGCTCGATCGCTTCCTCAGCGGCGGGATCGCGGTCTCGCGCAACTCGATCTCGTCGGGCTCGCGCAACCTCGCCCTGAGTTGGTCGCACCAGCAGGAGTTCTCGTCGAGGACGCGCTTCACGACGAACATGAACTACATGACCAACACGCAGGTGGGCCGGCAGACGACCATCAATCCGATGATGGCGCTGGCGACCATCTCGTCGCAGGCCAACCTGTCCCGGCAGCAGGGACCCTTCGCCATCAACGTCGGTGGGACGCAGCGGCAATACCTGGGGCGCGACCAGATCGATCGCGACTTCCCCTCGGTGAACGTCGCCTCGAAGCCGCTGACACTTGGCGAGAACTTCGTGGTCACGCCGTCGCTCGCCTTTTCCACCTCCGAACGGTTGAAGCTGGATGCGGTCGGTGACTTCACCTGGGCGTATCAGAACACGCCGGCTGGTCTCGACTCGACGCGGCTGCGCCGCGACTCGCGCACCACGACCCTGCAGATGGGCCTGCCGTTCAAGGTCTGGGACTTCCAGGTACAGGCGGATTTCCGGCTCAACGACCAAGCCAACGAGTTCCCCGAGATCAAGACCGTGCCCGATCCGCTGGATCCCACGCGGTCGATTGATCGCGTCTATGCGCGCACGTTCAAGTCCACCGCGGACTACAACCTGAGTGTCGGCCTGCCGCAGTTTCTGAAGGGCACCTGGAACTTCGCGCCGCTGGTCGCCCTCTCGAACGTGGACCCCTCGGGCACCTTCGTGCGCTCGGAGCGCACCAACGGGGCCTGGGTCACGCAGTCCAAGCGCGTCAGCTACGGCGCCGGCGTATCCCCGACGCTCTACCGGCTGTTGCCCGGCATCGGGCCGGTCGAGCGGATTCGCCACGCGATCTCGCCGACCCTTTCCTGGAGCTACTCGCCGGAGGCGGAGGTGAACCCGGAGTACCTCGAGGCGCTGGGCAAGTCCACCGTGGGCTACTTGGGCGGACTGGCGCAGAACCGACTCACGCTTGGGTTCAACACGAATTTCGAAGCGAAGATGCGCAACGCGGACACCACGAAGGCGTCGCAGAAGATTCGCCTCGCCTCGCTGCAGTTCACGCCCCTGGTCTACGACTTCGAGCTGCAGCGACAGACCGGACGTACGGGCTTCGCCACCGACCGCGCCGGCTACACCTTCCGCTCCGACCTGTTGCCAGGCTTCGACCTCGGCGTGGACTACTCGCTGTTCCAGGGCAGCGTGCTCAGCGATACGGCCGTCTTCAAGCCGTATCGCGAGGCGGTGCGCTTCGGCTTCAACCTCAACCGCAACTCGGCGATCGTGCGCGGCGTGGCCAAGCTGTTTGGGGCGGATCTGACGCCGGGTGCCGTCGCGTCCACGAACGATCAGAGCGGCCCCGACGCCATGGGTGGCGGAATGGTCTCGGGCCTGAATCCGAACCAGATGGGCCGTGGCGGCATCACGGGAACGCGCGGGCGCGGCGCGGTGCAGCAGATCCAGACGGGGCAGGGCTTCCAGGCGAACTTTTCCGTGAGCCAGCAGCGGCAGCGCCCGCCCGTCGGTGGACGCGTGGTCACCTTCGATCCCCGCGCCGAGTGCGCTGATCTGATTGGGCTGCCGACCTACGAGTTCTGCCTGGCGCAGGCGGAGCGGCAACGTCCGACGGATCTTGACCAGAGCCAAGGCACTGGCGGCGGCACGTTCTATCGCGTGCCCGCCACGACATCGGTGGGAATGCGCACGAGCTTCAACCTCACGCCCAAGTGGGCGGCGTCGTGGAACACGACGTACGACGTGGAGCGCAGCCAGTTCGCGGCGCAGGTGGTGACGCTGCAGCGCGACCTGCACGACTGGCGTGCGATCTTCGGATTCACGCAGGCGCCGAACGGCAACTTCGCGTTTACCTTCTTCATCTCGCTGAAGGCGCAGCCGGAGATCAAGCTCGACTACGATCGCCAGACCTACCGGCAGCCCACCTCGCTTCCCAATCGCTGA
- a CDS encoding biopolymer transporter ExbD yields MRRRGRGERTPLQAEINVVSLIDVMMLLMIIFMITAPMMQGGVDVSLPRAEARPLNARSALVVSVTRDGRIFADDVQLSLSEFRGTFRTLANQAGREGVYLRADQGVPYGRVVEVLAIMRGAGVGNIGLVAEPEDVAR; encoded by the coding sequence ATGCGTCGCCGCGGGCGCGGGGAGCGCACGCCCCTGCAGGCAGAGATCAACGTCGTCTCGCTGATCGACGTGATGATGCTGCTGATGATCATCTTCATGATCACGGCGCCGATGATGCAGGGCGGGGTGGACGTGTCGCTGCCGCGGGCCGAGGCGCGTCCGCTGAACGCACGTAGCGCGCTGGTGGTCTCGGTGACCCGCGACGGGCGCATCTTCGCCGACGACGTGCAGCTTTCCCTCAGCGAATTCCGCGGGACGTTCCGGACGCTGGCCAACCAGGCCGGGCGCGAGGGTGTCTATCTCCGGGCGGACCAAGGCGTCCCGTACGGACGCGTCGTGGAGGTGCTGGCGATCATGCGCGGGGCGGGCGTGGGGAATATCGGTCTCGTCGCCGAGCCGGAGGACGTCGCACGGTGA